Proteins found in one Brevibacillus brevis genomic segment:
- a CDS encoding Tad domain-containing protein, whose protein sequence is MVRILRHLQNERGNMTIFTLTIYWFMFMLVFVALFNFSTIFVDKEQASNSAQQASIAAVKDIYDEMDAAIKIYDLSPKRYYDENYLDPRLAVARSQLRASHPDWSHSEIEYGAIDSVLSSALPGDVELQTYVYAGLQTATAKIPGVVAKVLSDNKATLSGSSVKLFNSDNRIEVKTSVKYESESMGFEFIPAYSEQIYQTGESRRIGFIDEVSGWVNPHIPM, encoded by the coding sequence ATGGTACGTATACTGCGTCACTTGCAAAATGAACGTGGAAATATGACGATCTTCACCCTGACGATTTACTGGTTTATGTTCATGCTGGTATTTGTTGCGCTTTTCAACTTTTCGACCATTTTTGTAGACAAGGAGCAGGCGTCGAACAGTGCGCAACAGGCGAGCATTGCGGCGGTGAAGGATATTTATGATGAGATGGATGCGGCTATTAAAATATATGATTTGTCACCCAAACGGTATTATGACGAAAATTATCTCGATCCCAGACTAGCAGTTGCCAGGAGCCAGCTGAGAGCATCGCACCCCGATTGGTCTCATAGCGAGATTGAATACGGTGCGATTGACTCGGTATTAAGCAGCGCATTGCCAGGCGATGTTGAGTTGCAGACTTATGTCTACGCTGGCTTGCAAACGGCAACAGCAAAAATTCCTGGAGTGGTTGCTAAAGTGCTTTCGGATAACAAGGCAACGCTCAGCGGATCGTCCGTCAAATTGTTCAACAGTGACAATCGGATTGAAGTAAAAACTTCTGTAAAGTACGAATCGGAATCGATGGGCTTTGAGTTCATTCCTGCCTATTCCGAGCAAATCTACCAGACAGGTGAAAGCAGACGGATCGGTTTTATTGATGAAGTAAGCGGATGGGTGAATCCGCATATTCCTATGTAG
- a CDS encoding VWA domain-containing protein: protein MRNTKIRMALLINSILIMLLLTGCSLGAVGAGAGLGKNQWPQTTQELIASQPGPLAGTQFFHAAYPHRAQIIQILDKMPTLVDGMNDAYLDLYWNQLLTLFSEDYLSPQMVVDRWRMASYGSPDIEDARFQFRENFNVEIILDASGSMAGKIGDKTKMQLAKEAIQEFAEALPEEAKISLRVYGHKGSNADEHKQLSCGSSEMVYPLQAYDAKGLEQALDMFEPTGWTSIAHSLRLAQEDLAGFEADKNTNVIYLVSDGIETCDGNPVAVAKELSQSKIMPLLNVIGFDVNAEGQKQLKEIAHASEGLYANVTNREQFKQELERAKEIAQKWEQWKRDALTEADAVLIDRKKWVDAYDRDWYEKNWRESLNIGMAIEYLSASGKIGNEAREYLTGKRQEREALATQSKEELTNYLVSLTTETYQEMREEIEDKYSGN from the coding sequence ATGCGTAACACCAAAATACGGATGGCGCTCTTGATCAACAGCATCTTGATCATGCTTCTGCTAACCGGCTGTTCTCTGGGGGCAGTAGGAGCGGGTGCAGGGCTCGGAAAAAATCAATGGCCGCAGACGACACAGGAATTGATTGCTTCACAGCCCGGACCGCTTGCTGGCACGCAATTTTTCCACGCAGCTTATCCGCATCGAGCGCAGATCATACAGATTTTGGATAAAATGCCTACCCTGGTCGACGGGATGAATGATGCTTACTTGGATTTGTACTGGAATCAATTGCTCACCCTGTTCTCCGAAGATTACCTCAGTCCCCAAATGGTTGTAGACCGCTGGAGAATGGCTTCGTATGGAAGTCCGGACATCGAGGACGCCCGCTTTCAGTTTCGGGAAAATTTCAACGTAGAAATCATCCTGGATGCAAGTGGCAGCATGGCTGGGAAAATTGGGGACAAAACGAAAATGCAGCTCGCCAAGGAAGCGATCCAGGAATTCGCGGAAGCACTGCCTGAAGAGGCGAAAATCTCGCTGCGCGTGTATGGACATAAGGGCAGCAATGCAGATGAGCATAAGCAGCTTTCCTGCGGCAGCAGTGAGATGGTCTATCCATTGCAAGCCTACGATGCAAAAGGTCTTGAGCAAGCACTTGACATGTTTGAGCCGACAGGCTGGACATCCATTGCGCACTCCTTGCGTCTCGCTCAGGAGGATTTGGCGGGATTCGAAGCGGATAAAAATACGAATGTCATCTATCTGGTCAGTGACGGTATCGAGACATGTGATGGCAATCCAGTGGCAGTAGCCAAGGAATTGTCCCAGTCCAAAATCATGCCGTTGCTAAACGTCATCGGCTTTGACGTGAATGCAGAAGGGCAGAAGCAGTTGAAAGAGATTGCCCACGCTTCAGAAGGTTTGTATGCAAATGTGACGAACCGTGAGCAGTTCAAGCAAGAGCTGGAACGTGCGAAAGAAATTGCCCAGAAGTGGGAGCAGTGGAAACGGGATGCTTTGACGGAAGCAGACGCTGTCTTGATCGACCGAAAAAAATGGGTGGATGCTTACGACCGGGACTGGTACGAGAAAAACTGGCGGGAGAGCCTGAACATCGGAATGGCGATCGAGTATTTGTCTGCAAGTGGCAAGATTGGCAATGAAGCGAGGGAGTATCTTACTGGGAAAAGGCAAGAAAGAGAAGCGTTGGCGACACAGTCCAAGGAAGAGCTGACCAATTACTTGGTGAGTCTCACAACCGAGACCTATCAGGAAATGAGAGAGGAAATTGAGGATAAATACAGTGGAAACTAA
- a CDS encoding DUF169 domain-containing protein, which yields MNTIELNQALQMYVRTETFPVGVSIRKEEAALPSKAKRPVRDLGYPITICQAVGFSRRYGWSIAMNGADLSCPIAQVAFGYEEQPAFYTEGYLACGMYTDSLENGAKSEQDVPKFSAEESGYYVSFPLDRAEIEPDVVVIYGNAAQVMRLVAGMLYKRGGSIPSTFSSRADCADIAIKPIQTGQPQVIVPCYGDRLFAQTQDHEMAFSFHFRDAAELVEGLAGTQKGGIRYPIPSFLRYQAEFPPTYQKLAGMFGEKN from the coding sequence ATGAACACCATCGAGCTGAATCAAGCGCTTCAAATGTATGTGAGGACAGAGACCTTTCCCGTAGGAGTTAGCATTCGAAAAGAAGAAGCCGCTCTGCCGTCAAAGGCAAAGCGACCTGTCCGTGATCTGGGTTATCCGATAACCATTTGCCAAGCTGTCGGTTTTTCACGGCGTTATGGTTGGAGCATCGCAATGAATGGAGCCGATCTGTCCTGTCCAATCGCCCAGGTGGCTTTTGGCTATGAAGAGCAGCCAGCATTTTATACAGAGGGATATCTCGCCTGTGGAATGTATACAGATTCATTGGAAAATGGGGCGAAAAGTGAGCAGGATGTCCCGAAATTTTCAGCAGAAGAAAGCGGCTACTACGTATCGTTTCCGCTGGATCGGGCAGAAATTGAGCCAGATGTCGTCGTGATTTACGGCAATGCGGCTCAGGTCATGCGATTGGTGGCGGGGATGCTGTACAAGCGCGGTGGATCGATTCCGTCCACCTTTTCCAGTCGGGCCGACTGTGCGGACATTGCGATCAAGCCGATCCAGACGGGACAGCCGCAAGTGATCGTACCGTGTTATGGCGACAGATTGTTTGCCCAGACACAGGATCATGAGATGGCCTTCAGCTTTCATTTCCGCGATGCCGCCGAGCTGGTGGAGGGATTAGCGGGAACGCAAAAAGGCGGAATCCGTTACCCGATCCCGTCCTTCTTGCGCTATCAGGCTGAGTTTCCGCCGACCTATCAAAAGCTTGCTGGGATGTTTGGAGAAAAAAACTAA
- a CDS encoding DinB family protein, with the protein MNTKEIVTKFEDVTNHYLHELEGFTMEQLLQKPSEEEWSIGQMYLHLIQSARYFHLGNVEKCRQGGPAVTEAGTEKSEIGQTIFAQGSLLPVRVKVPASPEYTPAQPESKEQLRDGLISVLAQMKELEPTLDEIPVHHTVAHPAFGSLTAKEWFAVVEMHYRHHLLQLNRLKG; encoded by the coding sequence ATGAATACAAAAGAAATCGTAACCAAATTCGAAGACGTGACAAACCACTATCTGCATGAACTAGAAGGCTTCACCATGGAACAACTCTTGCAAAAACCAAGTGAAGAGGAATGGTCGATCGGTCAAATGTACCTTCACCTGATCCAATCTGCCCGGTATTTTCATCTGGGAAATGTCGAGAAGTGCAGACAAGGAGGACCTGCTGTCACCGAAGCAGGTACCGAAAAATCTGAAATCGGGCAGACGATATTTGCTCAAGGCTCCTTGCTTCCCGTTCGCGTGAAAGTCCCTGCCTCCCCTGAGTACACACCTGCACAACCAGAGAGTAAGGAGCAATTGCGTGATGGACTCATCAGCGTGCTCGCACAAATGAAAGAGCTGGAACCGACTCTGGACGAAATTCCTGTGCATCACACGGTGGCTCACCCAGCCTTCGGTTCGCTGACCGCAAAGGAATGGTTTGCCGTGGTAGAAATGCACTATCGCCATCATCTGCTCCAGCTCAACCGACTGAAGGGTTAG
- a CDS encoding helix-turn-helix transcriptional regulator, with protein MNKTDRLLAIVLELQRKGTLRAEDLAATFETSVRTIYRDMQALSEAGVPIVGAPGQGYSLMEGYFLPPVSFSVEEAVALLIGADLVEQAFDQNFGNSARAVQRKVEAILSEDVGEQTRRIRSTFRLVSPRANDLREQEKAHAQLLHDAIISEQKVRFRYRRGTPGEGDDRETVRDVAPYGLVLVRGSWILLAHCDLRQDIRRFRLSRMSGLIVLEDRFILPDHFHFADYQPLDDRSLEVQIVISAAIADRVKESGNFFIEEITEHPDGILVRLRVRQIEEILSWVLGLGADAVVLTPESLRSRIREEAKKLFERY; from the coding sequence ATGAATAAAACAGACCGTCTGTTGGCGATCGTTCTGGAACTGCAGCGAAAAGGTACGCTACGCGCAGAAGATTTGGCCGCGACTTTCGAGACGAGCGTCCGGACGATTTATCGTGATATGCAAGCATTGAGCGAAGCCGGCGTCCCCATCGTTGGGGCACCGGGTCAGGGATATTCGTTAATGGAAGGGTATTTTCTGCCGCCCGTCAGCTTTTCCGTAGAAGAAGCCGTTGCACTCTTAATCGGAGCAGACTTGGTCGAGCAAGCATTTGACCAAAACTTTGGAAATAGCGCAAGAGCCGTACAACGCAAAGTCGAAGCGATCCTGTCGGAGGATGTAGGCGAACAAACCAGACGTATCCGTTCAACCTTTCGCCTCGTAAGCCCCAGAGCAAACGATCTGCGCGAACAGGAAAAAGCGCATGCGCAGCTCCTCCACGATGCGATCATTAGTGAGCAGAAGGTGCGGTTCCGCTATCGGAGGGGCACGCCTGGGGAGGGTGATGATCGTGAAACAGTTCGTGATGTTGCTCCATATGGTCTCGTGCTGGTTCGTGGTTCTTGGATACTGCTCGCTCATTGTGATCTGCGACAGGATATTCGTCGATTCCGCCTGTCACGCATGAGCGGCCTGATCGTTTTGGAAGACCGCTTTATCCTCCCTGACCATTTCCATTTTGCTGATTACCAGCCTCTCGATGATCGGTCACTGGAGGTGCAGATCGTCATCAGCGCAGCTATCGCTGATCGGGTAAAAGAATCGGGCAATTTTTTTATAGAAGAGATTACGGAGCATCCGGACGGCATTCTCGTTAGATTGCGCGTCAGACAAATCGAAGAAATATTGTCTTGGGTACTTGGGTTGGGGGCAGATGCGGTTGTTCTTACGCCTGAATCCTTGCGCAGCCGAATACGCGAAGAAGCCAAAAAATTATTCGAACGCTACTGA
- a CDS encoding M15 family metallopeptidase, with translation MKKRVFWLVILALFGYIVFQKITEGPPNVGGHIETVGEATGVEYQSIQITKDQIYQGDLLLVNKDYPVHEAGVKNDVVRLSEHEELLQGYTLLDHRLEVSERVAKEFLEMVKAAQQDNVSHFILNSGYRGKEEQEKLYEEMGPAIAMPSGYSEHNVGSALDIGSTQMKMEHAPEGKWLEDHSWKYGFILRYPKDKVAITGTVFEPWHFRYVGLPHSAIMKQNNFSLEEYLDYLREKRSISVTNDGKIYEINYYPVDQEMTIKVPISSNYEISGDNMGGVIVTSYVN, from the coding sequence ATGAAAAAGAGGGTTTTTTGGCTTGTCATTTTAGCGCTGTTTGGATATATCGTTTTTCAAAAAATAACAGAAGGACCACCTAATGTTGGCGGACATATCGAAACAGTGGGAGAGGCTACCGGTGTGGAGTACCAATCGATACAAATAACAAAAGATCAAATTTATCAGGGAGACCTTCTCTTGGTTAATAAAGACTATCCGGTTCATGAGGCAGGGGTAAAAAACGATGTGGTTCGGTTGTCTGAGCATGAAGAACTGTTACAAGGCTATACTTTGCTCGACCATAGACTCGAAGTGTCGGAGCGTGTAGCCAAAGAATTTTTGGAGATGGTCAAAGCTGCGCAACAAGATAACGTGAGTCACTTTATCCTGAACAGCGGTTATCGAGGTAAGGAAGAACAAGAGAAGCTGTATGAAGAAATGGGGCCAGCGATCGCGATGCCAAGCGGTTATAGCGAACACAATGTAGGTTCCGCGCTGGATATTGGATCGACGCAAATGAAAATGGAGCACGCCCCTGAAGGCAAGTGGTTAGAAGATCATTCTTGGAAATACGGTTTTATTTTGCGCTACCCAAAGGACAAGGTAGCCATTACAGGAACGGTATTCGAGCCTTGGCACTTCCGATATGTCGGTTTGCCGCATAGCGCGATCATGAAGCAGAATAACTTTTCGCTGGAAGAATACCTGGATTACCTACGAGAAAAAAGAAGTATCTCCGTGACAAACGATGGGAAGATCTACGAAATTAACTACTACCCTGTCGATCAAGAGATGACGATCAAAGTACCGATTTCGAGCAACTATGAGATTTCGGGTGACAACATGGGCGGCGTGATTGTGACAAGCTACGTGAACTAA
- the vanG gene encoding D-alanine--D-serine ligase VanG, producing the protein MRKLTVAILFGGCSSEYEVSLKSTSSVLESLCLEKYEVILLGITREGQWLRYTGNIESIRNDSWHQSEKCVPAFLSPCRQVRGIVAQENGAMTVTKIDVVFPILHGKNGEDGTVQGLLELAGIPFVGCHTLSSAICMDKDIAHTLAESSGIKTPRSVTVYPNTDLATVQAATEPLGFPLYVKPAKAGSSIGITKAYSPSELFFGIENALLHDEKVVIEENIAGFEVGCAVLGNREVIVGEVDEIELFQGFFNYTEKYSLETAHIHVPARIDDELAHKIKQTATHLYQVFGCRGFARVDMFVTPDGDIVFNEVNTIPGFTSKSRYPSMLRAAGISYRELLDTLIMLALEED; encoded by the coding sequence ATGAGGAAATTGACTGTCGCGATTTTGTTTGGGGGATGCTCCTCGGAGTATGAAGTATCCCTTAAATCTACGAGTTCGGTGCTGGAGAGCTTGTGTTTGGAAAAATACGAGGTGATTTTGTTAGGAATTACGAGGGAAGGGCAATGGCTTCGATATACCGGCAACATCGAAAGCATTCGGAATGACAGTTGGCATCAAAGTGAGAAGTGTGTGCCTGCCTTTCTCTCTCCTTGCAGACAAGTGCGGGGAATTGTTGCACAGGAGAACGGCGCCATGACGGTCACAAAGATTGATGTGGTATTCCCGATTTTACATGGCAAAAACGGAGAGGATGGAACGGTGCAAGGGCTATTGGAACTCGCTGGAATTCCTTTTGTCGGTTGTCACACGCTATCCTCCGCGATTTGTATGGATAAGGATATCGCCCACACGCTGGCGGAAAGCTCCGGTATCAAAACGCCAAGATCCGTTACCGTTTATCCAAATACGGACCTTGCAACTGTTCAAGCTGCCACCGAACCACTGGGATTCCCTTTGTATGTCAAACCGGCAAAGGCAGGGTCCTCCATTGGGATTACGAAAGCATACAGCCCATCAGAATTGTTCTTCGGGATAGAAAACGCCCTTTTGCATGATGAAAAAGTGGTCATCGAGGAAAACATCGCGGGATTCGAGGTGGGCTGCGCGGTACTCGGAAATCGTGAGGTCATTGTGGGGGAAGTGGATGAAATCGAATTGTTCCAAGGCTTCTTCAATTACACAGAAAAGTACTCATTGGAGACTGCCCATATCCATGTCCCAGCAAGAATCGACGACGAACTCGCTCATAAAATCAAGCAAACAGCCACCCATCTCTATCAGGTTTTTGGCTGTCGTGGCTTTGCTCGCGTGGATATGTTTGTCACACCAGACGGAGATATTGTGTTTAACGAAGTGAATACGATCCCGGGCTTTACCTCGAAGAGCAGGTATCCAAGCATGCTGCGTGCTGCGGGGATTTCTTATAGAGAGCTTCTTGATACGTTGATTATGCTAGCGTTGGAGGAGGACTAA
- a CDS encoding M15 family metallopeptidase: protein MTQSHVFTVTLNSDNLHHGHLILVNRQYPIRWQTDDGILLNCMRLIDGAHSNMMMENTAAQMFAKLLKACNAEHTIVPVSGFRSKMEQKDIYDQSLLENGQVFTSQYVARPNESEHQTGLAIDVGEKKEVIDFICPSFPDHGVCRMFRQRASQYGFIKRYDKDKEQLTGISDEPWHFRYVGYPHAVLMEKLQLCLEEYIEYVKNYEFHQKHLLVDDESIEIYYVKATDTVTHIPVVAGESYEISGNNVDGFIITVFHQEARNERG from the coding sequence ATGACACAATCTCATGTCTTTACGGTTACGTTGAACAGCGACAATCTGCATCACGGCCATCTGATATTGGTGAATCGCCAGTATCCGATCCGCTGGCAAACAGACGACGGTATCCTGCTGAACTGCATGCGGCTGATTGACGGAGCACACAGCAATATGATGATGGAAAACACGGCTGCCCAGATGTTTGCCAAGCTGCTGAAAGCCTGCAACGCAGAGCATACGATTGTGCCGGTCAGTGGTTTTCGCAGCAAGATGGAACAAAAGGATATTTATGATCAATCCCTGCTCGAAAATGGACAGGTGTTTACCAGTCAATATGTAGCGCGCCCGAATGAAAGTGAGCATCAGACAGGGCTTGCGATAGATGTTGGGGAGAAAAAGGAAGTAATCGATTTTATCTGCCCTTCTTTTCCCGACCATGGCGTATGCCGAATGTTTCGCCAACGTGCCAGTCAATATGGGTTTATCAAACGCTACGACAAAGACAAAGAGCAGCTAACAGGGATTTCGGATGAGCCTTGGCATTTTCGGTATGTGGGCTATCCGCATGCTGTTTTGATGGAAAAGCTCCAGCTTTGTCTGGAAGAGTATATCGAGTATGTGAAAAACTACGAATTCCATCAGAAGCATTTGCTAGTAGATGATGAGAGCATTGAAATCTACTATGTAAAAGCTACCGATACAGTTACGCACATCCCAGTTGTGGCTGGTGAGAGCTACGAAATATCGGGCAATAACGTGGATGGCTTTATCATTACGGTGTTTCATCAGGAGGCACGTAATGAACGCGGGTAA
- the vanT gene encoding serine racemase VanT catalytic subunit, protein MNAGNEKQYGGLDQFRIIAAILVIAIHTSPLLSISEWADFTLTRTIARVAVPFFFMCTGFFFLQKLGTDRDRNASMLKQFLWKVGKLYLFSILLYLPVNVYAGYFTDGFTVFSAVKDLLFNGTLYHLWYFPGIMLGVCISTFLYTRMSTWNTFWVTLLLYGIGLLGDSYFGLAQMSSYVDSIYQSMFTLFDYTRNGIFFAPVFIVMGGMIANTRRRKKKKVAPYAIGFVLFGSMLVMEGFLLHAYQLQRHDSMYIFLIPCMYFLFQLLLFWKGKNRPTLRKLSLYVYVIHPLCIVLIRAAAKVTGLTGPLVDNSLVHFTLVTVLSFVLSVMAIKLMKVIRRFRVGKPDQTGRAWADIHLPHLQHNVREIQRVLPKDCSMMAVVKAQAYGHGGWQIARFLNKLGIDHFAVATIDEGIELRKKGVKGEILVLGYTDECRIRQIARFKLTQTVVDDEYAQKLNGYNVKISVHVKIDTGMARLGESWEHTEKIAAMYRYKNLQVCGTFTHLSVADSLEASDVAYTKNQIARFQKVIEQLKEKGIDPQKLHVQSSYGVLNYGELQYDYARIGIALYGMLSKQGDKVKTSIDLRPVLSLKARVVQVKQVEKGASVGYGRAYAAQKDSKIAIVSIGYADGVPRMLSQAGATCLIKGKRRPILGFVCMDQLIVDITDMEAVQKGDMVTFIGRDQEEEITAEEMAQQCKTITNELVSRLGERVKRVYHD, encoded by the coding sequence ATGAACGCGGGTAATGAAAAGCAGTATGGTGGGCTGGATCAATTCCGAATCATTGCGGCGATTCTTGTCATCGCAATCCATACTTCTCCGCTACTGTCTATAAGCGAATGGGCTGACTTTACACTGACACGAACAATAGCCAGGGTGGCGGTTCCGTTTTTCTTTATGTGCACAGGATTTTTCTTTCTGCAAAAGCTTGGCACAGATCGCGACAGAAATGCGTCTATGCTAAAGCAGTTTTTATGGAAAGTAGGAAAGCTATATTTGTTTTCGATCCTTCTCTATCTTCCTGTGAATGTGTATGCGGGGTATTTTACAGATGGATTTACCGTATTTTCAGCAGTGAAAGATCTCTTGTTTAACGGGACCTTGTATCATCTGTGGTATTTCCCTGGCATCATGCTGGGGGTGTGTATCAGTACTTTTTTGTATACAAGAATGTCGACATGGAATACGTTTTGGGTGACCTTGCTACTGTATGGCATCGGGCTGTTGGGAGACAGCTACTTTGGCTTGGCACAGATGAGTTCGTATGTGGATAGCATTTATCAATCAATGTTTACTTTGTTTGATTACACGCGGAACGGCATATTTTTTGCTCCAGTGTTTATTGTCATGGGAGGCATGATTGCCAATACCCGCAGACGGAAAAAGAAAAAGGTCGCACCGTATGCCATCGGGTTTGTTTTGTTCGGAAGCATGCTGGTAATGGAAGGCTTTCTTTTGCATGCTTATCAGCTGCAACGTCATGATAGTATGTATATTTTTTTGATACCGTGCATGTATTTTCTCTTTCAACTTTTATTGTTCTGGAAAGGCAAAAATCGCCCAACGTTACGAAAGCTGAGCCTGTATGTTTATGTCATCCATCCGCTGTGTATTGTGCTCATTCGCGCAGCAGCCAAAGTAACGGGACTGACAGGGCCGCTTGTTGATAACAGCTTGGTGCATTTTACACTGGTCACAGTGCTGTCGTTTGTTCTCTCGGTGATGGCGATTAAGCTGATGAAGGTGATTCGGCGCTTTCGAGTTGGGAAACCGGATCAAACCGGGCGAGCATGGGCTGATATCCATCTTCCTCATCTCCAGCATAATGTCAGGGAAATCCAGCGGGTTCTTCCCAAGGATTGTTCGATGATGGCAGTCGTAAAGGCGCAGGCATATGGCCACGGCGGTTGGCAAATCGCGAGGTTCTTGAACAAGCTCGGGATTGATCACTTCGCAGTTGCCACAATCGATGAAGGAATCGAACTACGGAAGAAAGGCGTAAAAGGGGAGATTCTGGTGCTTGGCTATACCGATGAGTGTCGGATACGCCAAATCGCCCGTTTCAAACTGACGCAAACCGTAGTAGATGACGAATATGCCCAAAAACTGAACGGCTACAACGTGAAAATCTCTGTTCATGTCAAGATCGACACGGGGATGGCAAGACTCGGGGAATCTTGGGAACACACGGAAAAAATAGCGGCCATGTATCGATATAAAAATTTGCAGGTATGCGGTACCTTTACGCATCTGAGTGTGGCTGACAGTTTGGAAGCTTCGGATGTCGCATACACGAAAAATCAAATCGCCCGTTTCCAAAAAGTGATCGAACAGCTGAAAGAAAAAGGGATCGATCCACAGAAGCTGCACGTTCAAAGCAGTTACGGCGTGCTGAATTATGGGGAGCTGCAATACGATTATGCTCGGATTGGGATCGCTCTCTACGGAATGTTGAGCAAGCAGGGAGACAAGGTGAAAACGAGCATCGACTTACGACCTGTGCTATCACTGAAAGCCAGAGTTGTGCAGGTGAAACAAGTGGAAAAAGGAGCATCCGTGGGTTATGGACGCGCCTATGCAGCGCAGAAAGACAGTAAGATTGCCATCGTATCCATCGGATATGCAGATGGGGTTCCACGCATGCTGTCACAGGCGGGGGCTACCTGCTTGATCAAAGGAAAAAGGCGACCGATTCTTGGCTTTGTCTGCATGGATCAGCTTATTGTAGATATTACAGATATGGAAGCAGTGCAAAAAGGAGATATGGTGACCTTTATCGGCAGAGATCAAGAAGAGGAGATCACTGCTGAGGAAATGGCCCAACAGTGCAAAACCATTACGAACGAGCTGGTCAGCCGTTTGGGAGAACGTGTCAAAAGAGTCTATCATGATTGA
- a CDS encoding sensor histidine kinase has protein sequence MVKRRHSFRAKMLGLLGLGMLLAGIVTYLLYKVLQFYYKAGVKYEDRLAQVRQFIREMGDINFFLIVFAPIAILFFYLLTKRYAGYFREISTGIHFLASGDFTRHVHIPSNDEFADIAKDINQASEMLQKAVERGDFAESSKDQLVLNLAHDLRTPLTSVLGYLDLVLRDGQMSQKQMRHYATIAFTKSQRLEKLIDELFEITRMNYGMVNIEQKVIDLSELLVQLNEEMYPSLEKNELVSRCTIAAQLVIVGDGELLARVFENILTNAIRYGGDGHFIDLNAYREGDEVVVQILNYGDQIPEEALPHIFEMFFTGDKARTHQGGGTGLGLYIAKNIVEKHRGTISVQSDLIRTCFEVRLPNGSKGYPESQ, from the coding sequence ATGGTGAAGAGGAGACATAGTTTTCGTGCCAAAATGCTTGGGCTTCTTGGGCTTGGCATGCTTCTGGCCGGTATCGTAACCTATCTGCTCTATAAAGTGCTCCAGTTTTACTATAAGGCGGGGGTTAAGTACGAAGATCGGCTCGCCCAGGTTCGCCAATTCATCAGGGAGATGGGGGATATCAATTTCTTTTTGATTGTCTTTGCTCCCATCGCGATCTTGTTTTTCTATCTCCTGACCAAACGATATGCTGGCTACTTTCGGGAGATTTCTACGGGCATTCATTTTCTCGCGAGTGGAGACTTTACAAGGCATGTCCATATTCCATCCAATGATGAGTTCGCAGATATTGCCAAGGATATCAATCAAGCAAGCGAGATGCTGCAAAAGGCGGTAGAAAGAGGAGATTTCGCCGAAAGCAGCAAGGATCAGCTTGTTTTGAATCTCGCGCATGATTTGCGTACACCACTGACATCCGTACTGGGTTATTTAGATTTAGTTTTGCGAGATGGGCAGATGTCACAAAAACAGATGCGGCATTATGCGACGATTGCTTTTACCAAGTCGCAACGATTGGAAAAGCTGATTGATGAGCTATTCGAAATTACGAGAATGAATTATGGCATGGTCAATATCGAGCAAAAGGTCATTGATTTGAGTGAATTGCTTGTTCAGTTAAATGAAGAGATGTATCCCTCTCTTGAGAAAAATGAGCTGGTCTCGCGGTGTACAATTGCGGCTCAATTAGTGATCGTGGGAGATGGGGAGCTTTTGGCGCGCGTATTTGAGAACATTCTGACCAACGCGATACGCTATGGGGGCGATGGTCACTTTATCGATTTGAATGCTTATCGTGAGGGCGATGAAGTGGTTGTGCAAATCTTGAATTACGGTGACCAAATACCTGAGGAGGCGCTGCCGCATATTTTTGAAATGTTTTTTACGGGCGACAAAGCCCGAACGCATCAAGGGGGAGGCACAGGGCTCGGCTTGTATATTGCCAAAAATATCGTCGAGAAGCATCGGGGAACGATTTCTGTTCAAAGTGATTTGATTCGTACATGTTTTGAGGTCAGGTTGCCAAACGGAAGCAAGGGCTATCCAGAAAGTCAGTGA